From Camelina sativa cultivar DH55 chromosome 7, Cs, whole genome shotgun sequence, one genomic window encodes:
- the LOC104701770 gene encoding ethylene-responsive transcription factor ERF070-like → MKRIIRISFTDAEATDSSSDEEETENRVGGGSQTTRRRGKRLVKEIVIDSPDSADDKLAVRKTRFKIRIPAEFLAAAKTKERKKYRGVRQRPWGKWVAEIRCGRGGGGRRGDRLWLGTFNTAEEAALAYDNAAIQLIGPHAPTNFGFPAENQVVVGGGVSDVARGA, encoded by the coding sequence ATGAAGCGTatcatcagaatctccttcacCGACGCCGAAGCCACCGATTCTTCAAGCGACGAAGAAGAGACGGAGAATCGTGTAGGAGGAGGATCCCAAACCACTCGCCGCCGTGGGAAGCGTCTCGTCAAGGAGATCGTAATCGATTCTCCCGATTCCGCCGATGATAAACTCGCCGTCCGCAAAACACGGTTCAAAATCAGGATCCCGGCTGAATTTCTGGCGGCGGCGAAGAcgaaggagaggaagaagtaTCGCGGAGTGAGGCAGAGACCGTGGGGGAAATGGGTGGCGGAGATCAGATGTGGTCGAGGTGGAGGAGGACGAAGAGGTGATCGTCTGTGGCTGGGTACTTTCAACACTGCGGAAGAAGCTGCTCTTGCTTACGATAACGCTGCGATTCAGCTGATTGGACCTCACGCGCCGACTAATTTTGGTTTTCCGGCGGAGAATCAAGTGGTGGTTGGAGGAGGAGTATCCGACGTTGCTAGAGGCGCGTGA
- the LOC104701769 gene encoding uncharacterized protein LOC104701769: MNFFIILSVVVFVSLGSVVDSSSSQSQDPLKLILGSPNFGWKGGISLAPGPSSSDDVVSDYLVLAAHRTKRPDLLRAFKPYLGGWNITNNHYWASVGFTGAPGFILAVIWLLSFGSLLVVYHCFKWRVCDKAKGSSSFDSRRICFILLIVFTCVAAVGCILLSVGQDKFHTESMHTLKYVVNQSDYTVEILHNVTQYLSLAKTINVTAISIPSDVMDEIDKLNVNLNTAAVTLEEKTTDNAAKIKRVFYAVRSALITVATVMLILSFLGFLLSVLRHQHVVHIFVVSGWILVAVTFVLCGVFLILNNAISDTCVAMKEWVDHPHAETALSSILPCVDQQTTNQTLAQSKVVINSIVTVVNTFVYAVANTNPSPGQDRYYNQSGPPMPPLCIPFDGNMEDRQCSPWELSVENASSVWENYICEVTQSGICTTVGRITPSTFGQLVAAVNESYALEHYTPPLLSFRDCNFVRETFMSITSDYCKPLERNLRIVNAGLALISVGVLLCLVLWIFYANRPQREEVFADPHPQIKDGSFGNGLDNHHHHSDDETKISVECV, translated from the exons atgaacttcTTTATTATCCTCTCCGTCgtcgtttttgtttctctcgGTTCCGTTGTTGATTCATCATCCTCACAGTCACAGGATCCTCTCAAACTCATATTAG GTTCACCTAATTTTGGATGGAAAGGTGGAATCTCGTTAGCACCAGGACCTTCATCATCTGATGATGTAGTCTCTGATTACCTCGTCTTAGCAGCTCATAGAACAAAGAGACCTGACCTTCTCAGAGCTTTTAAGCCTTACCTTGGCGGCTGGAACATCACTAATAATCACTATTGGGCT tcTGTTGGATTTACAGGTGCTCCTGGTTTCATTCTAGCTGTTATCTGGCTCTTGTCTTTTGGCTCTCTTCTTGTTGTCTATCATTGCTTCAAATGGAGAGTTTGTGATAAAGCCAAAGGATCATCATCATTCGATTCAAGAAGAATCTGTTTCATTTTGTTGATAGTGTTTACTTGTGTTGCAGC ggttGGGTGTATTCTTTTATCTGTTGGACAGGATAAGTTTCATACTGAATCTATGCATACTCTTAAGTATGTGGTGAATCAGTCTGACTACACTGTGGAGATCCTCCACAATGTGACTCAATATCTTTCGCTTGCGAAAACGATCAACGTTACAGCGATTTCTATTCCGTCAGATGTAATGGATGAGATTGACAAGTTGAATGTCAATCTGAACACTGCAGCAGTAACACTGGAAGAGAAAACAACAGATAATGCTGCGAAGATTAAGAGAGTTTTCTATGCTGT GCGATCAGCTTTGATCACGGTCGCTACTGTGATGCTCATCCTTTCTTTTCTAGGTTTCT TGCTCTCTGTCCTCCGCCACCAACATGTTGTTCATAT ATTCGTCGTGAGCGGGTGGATACTGGTGGCTGTGACATTTGTTCTCTGTGGAGTCTTTCTGATCCTAAACAA TGCAATTTCAGATACGTGTGTAGCCATGAAGGAATGGGTTGATCATCCACACGCAGAAACAGCTCTCAGCAGCATCCTCCCATGCGTTGATcagcaaacaacaaaccagACTCTTGCTCAGAGTAAAGTTGTCATCAACAGCATCGTCACCGTTGTAAACACTTTTGTGTATGCCGTCGCCAACACAAACCCATCTCCAGGTCAAGACCGTTATTACAATCAGTCTGGACCTCCCATGCCTCCTTTGTGCATCCCGTTTGATGGAAACATGGAAGATCGCCAGTGCTCGCCTTGGGAGTTGTCGGTAGAAAATGCATCATCG gtctGGGAGAATTACATATGCGAGGTTACACAATCCGGAATCTGCACCACCGTGGGAAGAATAACACCTTCCACCTTTGGACAGTTGGTAGCAGCTGTGAATGAGAGCTACGCTCTTGAGCATTACACGCCTCCGTTGCTTAGCTTCCGAGATTGCAACTTTGTTAGGGAAACATTTATGAGTATTACCTCAGATTACTGTAAACCATTGGAGCGTAATCTGAGGATCGTGAACGCAGGACTCGCACTAATCTCCGTGGGAGTGTTACTATGCCTGGTGCTATGGATATTCTATGCAAACCGCCCCCAAAGGGAGGAAGTGTTTGCGGATCCACACCCTCAAATAAAAGACGGTAGCTTTGGTAATGGCTTagataatcatcatcatcactcagaTGACGAAACTAAGATTTCTGTAGAATGCGTATAG